The genomic region GCCGATGGTCATGATCGGAGCTTGCACGGGCAAGATGACGGGATTGGTGATGAAGGCGCTCAGCGAAATGCGCCCAAAGTGGTAGGCCATGATGGGCAGGGTGGTAAGTTGGGCTGCCAGGGTAAAGAGAATATATTCACCCACCGGCCCGGCCAGTTTTTGGGCGGTAGTTTGGGGCATCAGTCGGGCAGCTCGTTGGGTGAAAGTCTGGCTGAAAGGATCGGCGTAGAGTACCAGGCCGAGGGTGGCGGCGAAGGAAAGTTGGAAGCCAATATCCCAAAGGACGTGAGGGTTGAGCAAAGCCATGACAGCGGCGATGAAGGCCAGGGTGTTGAGGCCGTGCTGCCTGCGGCCAACCTGCCGGGCAAAGAGCGAGATCCCACCCATCAGCGCGGCGCGCAGCACAGCCGCGTCGGCCCCGACCAGAATGGTGTAAAGGGCGATGCCTGTGGCCGCGGCGAAGGCTGCTTTCCGCGGGTTGAAGATGCGCCCGAAAAAACTAGCGAATAACGCGGCGATAATTGTAATATTGAAGCCGGAGATGGCGATGACGTGGCTGGTGCCGGTATTCTTGAAGGCTTCTTGTACTGGTGCAGGGATGCCGGTCTCAATCCCCAAAAGTATTCCCGCGAAAAGGGATGCTTCGGGGTCAGGCCACAATTTGTAAACTGTAGCCAGGGAACGCTCTTTAACAGCATAAATGACGCGCAGGATGGAGTTGCCCTGTTTTTCTTCGAGCAGCCCGACGCGGTTGCGGGGCATGTAACTGTAGATGCCCTGCCGGGCCAGGTAATCGCGGTAGGAGAATTCTTCGGCGCTTGGCGGTGTCTGGATGCGGCCGCGCAGCACGATGCGGTCGCCGTAGTGAAAATTTTCATCCGTGTCAACGCGCGCCAGCAGCAATCCGCTGACTGGGGTCGCCAGCACATCATTGTCGTAATGGATGCGCTCGGTTGCAACGCGCAGATTAGTGTAAGTGTCGCGTTGATCGGGGAAATTGACCACTACGCCGGTGACGACCATGGTCTGTTCAATGTCGTTGTAGAAGGCGATGTAGTGACGATGGCTGGTATCAGGGATGTTAGCCTGGTAGCGCGCTGCGCCGAAGGTGATGGCGATGAGTAGGATGGGGAGTGGAGGGTTGAAAATTGAAAGTTTTAGGTTGGCAGGTTTGGCGTCAGGGCGTCGAGACGTCTGACGTTTGACGATGAGACGCAATGATGCCACGCCGACTGACACACCGGCCAGTATAAGCCAGGTGTCTGTAGGCAGAGTGAGGTTTGCTGCGACGAGGATGCCTAAAAGAAAAGCCAGTGAGAGCCAAATAAGGGGCATCGAATCAATAGATTATTGAGCTTATGAGTTGGCAATGGGTGAGTTGGAATGTTTGCTGATATTGACGCTGTTTTCTCACCCTCTAAGCGACATTGTAATTTTAGCACAATTTTATATTATTTTATGATATATGTGGATGATTGTATTTGTAAGGAGTAGGTTATCCACAAATGCCTTTAAAATTCTAAACGCGGATATCGCTAAGAATTTACCGGAAAGAACTTAAAATTAGTGTCACTGCGAGCGAAGCGA from Chloroflexota bacterium harbors:
- a CDS encoding DUF4131 domain-containing protein: MPLIWLSLAFLLGILVAANLTLPTDTWLILAGVSVGVASLRLIVKRQTSRRPDAKPANLKLSIFNPPLPILLIAITFGAARYQANIPDTSHRHYIAFYNDIEQTMVVTGVVVNFPDQRDTYTNLRVATERIHYDNDVLATPVSGLLLARVDTDENFHYGDRIVLRGRIQTPPSAEEFSYRDYLARQGIYSYMPRNRVGLLEEKQGNSILRVIYAVKERSLATVYKLWPDPEASLFAGILLGIETGIPAPVQEAFKNTGTSHVIAISGFNITIIAALFASFFGRIFNPRKAAFAAATGIALYTILVGADAAVLRAALMGGISLFARQVGRRQHGLNTLAFIAAVMALLNPHVLWDIGFQLSFAATLGLVLYADPFSQTFTQRAARLMPQTTAQKLAGPVGEYILFTLAAQLTTLPIMAYHFGRISLSAFITNPVILPVQAPIMTIGGLALILGTTWLPLGKLTAPLAWPFVLFTIRVVEYFGEFRGGVLLLGDFGLLWAILFYALLFGLTWGWSKFPKWMPAFKPIPVIAALGIFTAITWRAALSAPDGLLHITLLDVGSGDALLIQTHTGRYILIDGGPSASLLSNALGRRLPPFHRELDWLIVASPTTEQIAALPRALERYPPRSVLWAGPESPNRSADYLRETLTALEIPITLAAPGHSLNLGDGVSLRVLT